The following are from one region of the Pristiophorus japonicus isolate sPriJap1 chromosome 24, sPriJap1.hap1, whole genome shotgun sequence genome:
- the LOC139237964 gene encoding uncharacterized protein isoform X1, with protein sequence MSKRKKSHPVAAKEDGTSSPMAKKVRKKPLRPDEEQNTDTVETECRIVAEGQGTEDITVKPIEGEELVSRSHDIELTDQRTDLTAQQVEDKGCRANGSQDGEHFLFQLSQNSAGKYIPVFRKQKNRLSRSNPARHIMENTENESLNGKVEGDDSSQNMDLESSEFCLPAARHQVPVSQQPPEQIACNTRSAKEAGKEQQGTETDGECVKQVSDGDASLSGLQIGTEHVGRVMEEFTCRSDQKNSDITEVKSNKMDGRQFEMDVLCSAPIPLAHSTADERPLTHSEHKTQDSSPHFSEEEPDSVLLHHSLYQEKTDDVPVTHEELTVWQGVKMECTIAINKDVYGDVESSVLVPEAFKNSNCRKKAHSALVVCEEVTGREVNKQELAAQMNLTTDIHAQSDLKDATCSQPTDLCFSTLHQSLDTSQVVNDTFNFQADTMDRHKNVNEEPPSCEVKLSPAVRNGVLQNVDDYQKGFDGDWSDLNAPCSSRTEGTDSQILHQDSDDHYVEFQQQPSQCFLEDKTIEIECETLHSHQGEMCIASNPENQIIQNFCKSFNGRGINMERRNSESCSNAGEERKRLIQVVLNNSRGNSPVSTDSVGEKCNSAAQSQAGLAEECIAQRRSECSETPLPNPILSYSQTDLLSTNETVAASKSIVAFKGHTGNSCGSEPQLGLESAITGSHKLEITGNALPDTKLNPSPTAAYPTKKEELASEVNGHQRLFDSNCNGKDTKSDKEQSDSKVAVLSTDELKSNMLLSLDHVDFQVEIDITEEKNKVDFGRREIQHKASIQTTNEDVTVTLLLPGNGVEDCVSGCQQADKTKKEIEGGGRITTAIERGDVSINDNQELGVEHTFQSLMGHSAEKETGTFEENFFPVEKMDMELGYDLTAGDVNTLPQTGPNLAALFPQYQSPEDFTKRHGSLSMAFPPTGVEMAAPCSDGSAVNAKSGHSNRVKECRGINSINEGNGRCLSLGSSSKEQESDGTRHVSASRSVNQRGQREQKPSPNSKSKSLSTLTQDEVQPGDKDYELQLIKPTFENKAASLIIAPQEDNANFSSELQDLNLRYQRALSEADWQAFSASVEEVEDATHVVCGLINELSKINRIIMITHRELETMKRHKHRKVRPVGRHQHIPKGAANVAYSVKRKDL encoded by the exons AGGAGGATGGAACATCGTCACCTATGGCAAAGAAGGTGAGGAAGAAACCTTTACGGCCGGATGAGGAACAGAACACAGATACAGTAGAAACAGAATGCAGGATTGTGGCAGAAGGGCAAGGAACAGAGGATATTACAGTGAAACCTATAGAGGGGGAAGAACTAGTAAGCAGAAGTCATGATATTGAACTTACAGACCAAAG AACTGACCTGACTGCTCAACAGGTAGAGGACAAAGGCTGCAGAGCAAATGGGTCCCAGGATGGAGAACATTTCTTGTTTCAACTTTCTCAG AATTCAGCTGGAAAATATATTCCTGTCTTTAGAAAGCAGAAAAATCGACTTTCCCGCAGTAACCCTGCACGGCACATCATGGAGAACACAGAAAATGAG AGCTTAAACGGTAAAGTGGAAGGCGATGACAGTTCTCAGAACATGGATCTTGAGAGTTCAGAATTCTGCCTGCCTGCTGCCAGGCACCAAGTGCCGGTATCACAGCAACCTCCAGAACAGATTGCCTGTAACACAAGAAGTGCGAAAGAGGCGGGGAAAGAGCAGCAGGGGACTGAGACAGATGGGGAATGTGTCAAACAAGTGAGCGATGGTGATGCATCGCTGTCAGGCCTGCAGATCGGGACAGAGCATGTAGGCCGCGTAATGGAGGAATTCACTTGTCGCTCAGACCAAAAAAATTCCGACATTACTGAAGTAAAAAGCAACAAAATGGATGGCCGTCAGTTTGAAATGGACGTGCTCTGTAGCGCTCCGATCCCGCTAGCTCACAGCACAGCAGATGAACGGCCACTAACTCATTCAGAGCATAAAACACAGGATTCAAGCCCGCATTTCTCTGAAGAAGAGCCTGACTCTGTGCTGCTGCACCATTCTCTTTATCAGGAAAAGACTGATGATGTGCCAGTCACCCATGAGGAATTGACTGTTTGGCAAGGTGTAAAAATGGAATGCACCATAGCAATCAATAAGGATGTCTATGGGGATGTAGAAAGCAGTGTGCTTGTACCTGAGGCATTTAAGAACTCCAATTGCAGAAAGAAGGCTCATAGTGCTCTAGTAGTCTGCGAAGAGGTAACTGGAAGAGAGGTTAACAAACAAGAACTGGCTGCCCAAATGAATTTGACCACAGATATCCACGCACAGAGTGATCTGAAAGACGCAACTTGTTCACAGCCCACTGACCTGTGTTTCAGCACCCTCCACCAGTCACTTGATACTAGTCAGGTGGTGAACGACACCTTTAATTTCCAGGCTGACACAATGGATCGACACAAAAATGTAAATGAGGAGCCACCCAGCTGTGAGGTGAAATTAAGCCCTGCAGTGAGAAATGGTGTCCTGCAAAACGTTGACGATTACCAAAAGGGCTTTGATGGTGACTGGTCTGACTTAAATGCCCCTTGCAGCTCTAGGACTGAGGGGACTGACAGCCAAATTCTCCACCAAGACTCAGATGACCATTATGTTGAATTTCAACAGCAGCCCAGCCAATGCTTTCTGGAGGATAAAACGATAGAGATTGAGTGTGAAACTCTACATAGCCACCAAGGTGAAATGTGCATAGCCAGCAACCCTGAAAATCAGATTATCCAGAACTTTTGCAAAAGCTTCAATGGTCGTGGAATTAATATGGAAAGGCGCAATTCTGAGAGTTGTAGTAATGCCGGTGAGGAAAGAAAGCGGCTGATCCAGGTGGTATTAAATAACAGTCGTGGCAACAGTCCCGTATCAACCGACAGCGTGGGCGAGAAATGTAATTCTGCCGCACAAAGTCAAGCTGGACTGGCAGAAGAATGCATTGCACAGAGACGGTCAGAGTGTTCAGAAACTCCGTTACCTAACCCAATACTCAGTTACTCACAAACCGATCTGCTCTCAACAAACGAGACCGTTGCTGCGTCCAAGAGCATTGTGGCTTTTAAGGGCCACACTGGAAACAGCTGTGGTTCAGAACCCCAACTTGGCCTGGAAAGCGCCATCACAGGATCACACAAATTAGAAATCACAGGCAACGCACTGCCTGACACAAAGCTCAACCCTTCGCCAACAGCTGCCTATCCGACCAAGAAGGAAGAACTGGCCTCTGAAGTCAATGGTCATCAGAGGCTTTTTGATAGTAATTGCAACGGAAAGGATACGAAGAGTGACAAAGAACAATCAGACAGTAAAGTGGCAGTGCTCAGTACCGATGAGCTAAAATCCAACATGTTGTTATCATTAGATCATGTGGACTTCCAAGTTGAAATCGACATCACTGAAGAAAAAAACAAAGTAGATTTCGGTAGAAGAGAGATTCAACACAAGGCCAGCATTCAAACAACAAATGAGGATGTTACTGTAACTTTACTGTTGCCAGGCAATGGAGTGGAGGACTGTGTTAGTGGGTGTCAGCAGGCAGATAAAACGAAGAAAGAGATTGAAGGCGGAGGGAGAATAACTACAGCCATAGAACGTGGGGATGTCAGCATCAATGATAATCAAGAGTTGGGTGTAGAGCACACATTTCAGTCTTTAATGGGACATAGTGCAGAGAAAGAAACTGGTACTTTTGAAGAAAACTTTTTCCCTGTGGAAAAGATGGACATGGAACTGGGTTATGACCTTACGGCTGGAGATGTGAACACATTACCCCAAACTGGTCCGAATCTAGCAGCACTCTTTCCACAATATCAGTCTCCTGAAGATTTCACAAAGAGACACGGATCTCTTTCAATGGCCTTTCCACCTACAGGAGTTGAAATGGCAGCTCCTTGTTCTGACGGTAGTGCTGTTAACGCAAAAAGCGGTCACAGTAACAGAGTAAAAGAATGTCGCGGGATAAATAGTATCAATGAAGGTAACGGCCGCTGTTTGTCTCTGGGCTCCTCCAGTAAGGAACAGGAGAGTGATGGTACTCGACATGTGTCAGCATCTCGGAGTGTGAACCAAAGGGGCCAAAGAGAACAAAAGCCATCCCCTAATTCAAAAAGCAAG TCATTATCCACACTCACTCAAGACGAGGTACAACCAG GTGATAAAGATTATGAATTACAACTCATTAAACCAACATTCGAAAACAAGGCTGCTTCACTGATCATTGCTCCTCAGGAAGATAATGCTAATTTTTCATCTGAGCTGCAAGACCTGAATTTAAGGTATCAACGAGCTTTAAG TGAAGCCGACTGGCAGGCCTTTTCTGCTTCCGTGGAAGAAGTGGAAGACGCTACGCATGTTGTCTGTGGGCTCATTAATGAACTTTCCAAAATAAA CCGTATCATTATGATTACTCATCGGGAGCTGGAGACCATGAAACGGCACAAACATAGGAAAGTGAGACCTGTTGGCAGACACCAGCACATCCCGAAAGGTGCAGCAAATGTAGCATATTCAGTGAAGAGGAAAGATCTGTGA
- the LOC139237964 gene encoding uncharacterized protein isoform X2 translates to MSKRKKSHPVAAKEDGTSSPMAKKVRKKPLRPDEEQNTDTVETECRIVAEGQGTEDITVKPIEGEELVSRSHDIELTDQRTDLTAQQVEDKGCRANGSQDGEHFLFQLSQNSAGKYIPVFRKQKNRLSRSNPARHIMENTENESLNGKVEGDDSSQNMDLESSEFCLPAARHQVPVSQQPPEQIACNTRSAKEAGKEQQGTETDGECVKQVSDGDASLSGLQIGTEHVGRVMEEFTCRSDQKNSDITEVKSNKMDGRQFEMDVLCSAPIPLAHSTADERPLTHSEHKTQDSSPHFSEEEPDSVLLHHSLYQEKTDDVPVTHEELTVWQGVKMECTIAINKDVYGDVESSVLVPEAFKNSNCRKKAHSALVVCEEVTGREVNKQELAAQMNLTTDIHAQSDLKDATCSQPTDLCFSTLHQSLDTSQVVNDTFNFQADTMDRHKNVNEEPPSCEVKLSPAVRNGVLQNVDDYQKGFDGDWSDLNAPCSSRTEGTDSQILHQDSDDHYVEFQQQPSQCFLEDKTIEIECETLHSHQGEMCIASNPENQIIQNFCKSFNGRGINMERRNSESCSNAGEERKRLIQVVLNNSRGNSPVSTDSVGEKCNSAAQSQAGLAEECIAQRRSECSETPLPNPILSYSQTDLLSTNETVAASKSIVAFKGHTGNSCGSEPQLGLESAITGSHKLEITGNALPDTKLNPSPTAAYPTKKEELASEVNGHQRLFDSNCNGKDTKSDKEQSDSKVAVLSTDELKSNMLLSLDHVDFQVEIDITEEKNKVDFGRREIQHKASIQTTNEDVTVTLLLPGNGVEDCVSGCQQADKTKKEIEGGGRITTAIERGDVSINDNQELGVEHTFQSLMGHSAEKETGTFEENFFPVEKMDMELGYDLTAGDVNTLPQTGPNLAALFPQYQSPEDFTKRHGSLSMAFPPTGVEMAAPCSDGSAVNAKSGHSNRVKECRGINSINEGNGRCLSLGSSSKEQESDGTRHVSASRSVNQRGQREQKPSPNSKSKSLSTLTQDEVQPGDKDYELQLIKPTFENKAASLIIAPQEDNANFSSELQDLNLSEADWQAFSASVEEVEDATHVVCGLINELSKINRIIMITHRELETMKRHKHRKVRPVGRHQHIPKGAANVAYSVKRKDL, encoded by the exons AGGAGGATGGAACATCGTCACCTATGGCAAAGAAGGTGAGGAAGAAACCTTTACGGCCGGATGAGGAACAGAACACAGATACAGTAGAAACAGAATGCAGGATTGTGGCAGAAGGGCAAGGAACAGAGGATATTACAGTGAAACCTATAGAGGGGGAAGAACTAGTAAGCAGAAGTCATGATATTGAACTTACAGACCAAAG AACTGACCTGACTGCTCAACAGGTAGAGGACAAAGGCTGCAGAGCAAATGGGTCCCAGGATGGAGAACATTTCTTGTTTCAACTTTCTCAG AATTCAGCTGGAAAATATATTCCTGTCTTTAGAAAGCAGAAAAATCGACTTTCCCGCAGTAACCCTGCACGGCACATCATGGAGAACACAGAAAATGAG AGCTTAAACGGTAAAGTGGAAGGCGATGACAGTTCTCAGAACATGGATCTTGAGAGTTCAGAATTCTGCCTGCCTGCTGCCAGGCACCAAGTGCCGGTATCACAGCAACCTCCAGAACAGATTGCCTGTAACACAAGAAGTGCGAAAGAGGCGGGGAAAGAGCAGCAGGGGACTGAGACAGATGGGGAATGTGTCAAACAAGTGAGCGATGGTGATGCATCGCTGTCAGGCCTGCAGATCGGGACAGAGCATGTAGGCCGCGTAATGGAGGAATTCACTTGTCGCTCAGACCAAAAAAATTCCGACATTACTGAAGTAAAAAGCAACAAAATGGATGGCCGTCAGTTTGAAATGGACGTGCTCTGTAGCGCTCCGATCCCGCTAGCTCACAGCACAGCAGATGAACGGCCACTAACTCATTCAGAGCATAAAACACAGGATTCAAGCCCGCATTTCTCTGAAGAAGAGCCTGACTCTGTGCTGCTGCACCATTCTCTTTATCAGGAAAAGACTGATGATGTGCCAGTCACCCATGAGGAATTGACTGTTTGGCAAGGTGTAAAAATGGAATGCACCATAGCAATCAATAAGGATGTCTATGGGGATGTAGAAAGCAGTGTGCTTGTACCTGAGGCATTTAAGAACTCCAATTGCAGAAAGAAGGCTCATAGTGCTCTAGTAGTCTGCGAAGAGGTAACTGGAAGAGAGGTTAACAAACAAGAACTGGCTGCCCAAATGAATTTGACCACAGATATCCACGCACAGAGTGATCTGAAAGACGCAACTTGTTCACAGCCCACTGACCTGTGTTTCAGCACCCTCCACCAGTCACTTGATACTAGTCAGGTGGTGAACGACACCTTTAATTTCCAGGCTGACACAATGGATCGACACAAAAATGTAAATGAGGAGCCACCCAGCTGTGAGGTGAAATTAAGCCCTGCAGTGAGAAATGGTGTCCTGCAAAACGTTGACGATTACCAAAAGGGCTTTGATGGTGACTGGTCTGACTTAAATGCCCCTTGCAGCTCTAGGACTGAGGGGACTGACAGCCAAATTCTCCACCAAGACTCAGATGACCATTATGTTGAATTTCAACAGCAGCCCAGCCAATGCTTTCTGGAGGATAAAACGATAGAGATTGAGTGTGAAACTCTACATAGCCACCAAGGTGAAATGTGCATAGCCAGCAACCCTGAAAATCAGATTATCCAGAACTTTTGCAAAAGCTTCAATGGTCGTGGAATTAATATGGAAAGGCGCAATTCTGAGAGTTGTAGTAATGCCGGTGAGGAAAGAAAGCGGCTGATCCAGGTGGTATTAAATAACAGTCGTGGCAACAGTCCCGTATCAACCGACAGCGTGGGCGAGAAATGTAATTCTGCCGCACAAAGTCAAGCTGGACTGGCAGAAGAATGCATTGCACAGAGACGGTCAGAGTGTTCAGAAACTCCGTTACCTAACCCAATACTCAGTTACTCACAAACCGATCTGCTCTCAACAAACGAGACCGTTGCTGCGTCCAAGAGCATTGTGGCTTTTAAGGGCCACACTGGAAACAGCTGTGGTTCAGAACCCCAACTTGGCCTGGAAAGCGCCATCACAGGATCACACAAATTAGAAATCACAGGCAACGCACTGCCTGACACAAAGCTCAACCCTTCGCCAACAGCTGCCTATCCGACCAAGAAGGAAGAACTGGCCTCTGAAGTCAATGGTCATCAGAGGCTTTTTGATAGTAATTGCAACGGAAAGGATACGAAGAGTGACAAAGAACAATCAGACAGTAAAGTGGCAGTGCTCAGTACCGATGAGCTAAAATCCAACATGTTGTTATCATTAGATCATGTGGACTTCCAAGTTGAAATCGACATCACTGAAGAAAAAAACAAAGTAGATTTCGGTAGAAGAGAGATTCAACACAAGGCCAGCATTCAAACAACAAATGAGGATGTTACTGTAACTTTACTGTTGCCAGGCAATGGAGTGGAGGACTGTGTTAGTGGGTGTCAGCAGGCAGATAAAACGAAGAAAGAGATTGAAGGCGGAGGGAGAATAACTACAGCCATAGAACGTGGGGATGTCAGCATCAATGATAATCAAGAGTTGGGTGTAGAGCACACATTTCAGTCTTTAATGGGACATAGTGCAGAGAAAGAAACTGGTACTTTTGAAGAAAACTTTTTCCCTGTGGAAAAGATGGACATGGAACTGGGTTATGACCTTACGGCTGGAGATGTGAACACATTACCCCAAACTGGTCCGAATCTAGCAGCACTCTTTCCACAATATCAGTCTCCTGAAGATTTCACAAAGAGACACGGATCTCTTTCAATGGCCTTTCCACCTACAGGAGTTGAAATGGCAGCTCCTTGTTCTGACGGTAGTGCTGTTAACGCAAAAAGCGGTCACAGTAACAGAGTAAAAGAATGTCGCGGGATAAATAGTATCAATGAAGGTAACGGCCGCTGTTTGTCTCTGGGCTCCTCCAGTAAGGAACAGGAGAGTGATGGTACTCGACATGTGTCAGCATCTCGGAGTGTGAACCAAAGGGGCCAAAGAGAACAAAAGCCATCCCCTAATTCAAAAAGCAAG TCATTATCCACACTCACTCAAGACGAGGTACAACCAG GTGATAAAGATTATGAATTACAACTCATTAAACCAACATTCGAAAACAAGGCTGCTTCACTGATCATTGCTCCTCAGGAAGATAATGCTAATTTTTCATCTGAGCTGCAAGACCTGAATTTAAG TGAAGCCGACTGGCAGGCCTTTTCTGCTTCCGTGGAAGAAGTGGAAGACGCTACGCATGTTGTCTGTGGGCTCATTAATGAACTTTCCAAAATAAA CCGTATCATTATGATTACTCATCGGGAGCTGGAGACCATGAAACGGCACAAACATAGGAAAGTGAGACCTGTTGGCAGACACCAGCACATCCCGAAAGGTGCAGCAAATGTAGCATATTCAGTGAAGAGGAAAGATCTGTGA